ACCCGGCTCCCGCTACCCGGCGGGGGCGGGCTCCTGCCCGGGTTGCACCACGGTCACGAGCGGGCGGTGGTCGGACGAGACGTCGACCAGGACGCGGAAGCGATCGAACGTGAGGCCCGACCCGAACATCCAGTCGATCCGGTGCCGCGGCGCGTCGGCGGGCGACGTGAGGTCGTCGGGGTTCCCTGCCGTGTCCTGCCCGCTGAGCAGGCCCTGGGACTCGACGAGGGTGATCTCCTCCCAGTCCGGCTCGGCGTTGAGGTCGCCCGCGAGCAGATAGGCCCCGTCGACGGGCTCGGCGGCGAACAGCGCGTCGAGCTGGTTGATCCGGGTGGGGGCGTTCTGCTCGCGGTGCTGCAGGTGCACCGAGGTCACGCGCACCCCGCCCGGCCAGGCGCCGGCGGCCTCGCCCCGAGGGGTCACGGTCGCCGAGATCGCCGAGCGGTGCTGAGGGCCTGCCCCGAAGGGCAGAGCGACCCGGGAGACGTCGGCCACGGTGACCGCTGACGGGTCCCACAGGATCGCGTTCCCGAACTGGCGGTCGGCCGCCCCGACGAACGCGATCTCCATGCCCGTGGCCCGCGCGAGATAGGTGCCCATGTCGACGCCTCCGCCGAGCACCCAGCCGCGCGAGACCTCCTGGAGCGTCACGACCTGGGCGCCCGAGTCGCGGATCGTCGCGGCGACGTCGTCGAGCTCGACCGACGGGGTCGCGCTGACCCCGTAGTGCAGGTTCCAGTCGAGGACGACGAGTCCCGCCCCGGACCGGGCCGCTGCGCCGCTGGTCGGGGCGCCGTCGCGCGGCAGGTCGACCAGCTGCACGACGGCGCCACCCACGGCCAGGACCGTGACCGCGGCGACGAGGGGAAGCGCGATGCGCACGCTCGGAGGAGCGACGCGTGCCGAGGCCACCGTGCCCGCGGCAGCCGACGGCAGGGGCCGCGTCCGCCGCAGCCCGGCGATCCCGAGGACGAGCACCACGACGAGCGGCACGGCGGCGTTGGGCACGGGCAGCGGCACGTCGTAGTCGAGCTGGTAGACGAGCAGCGGCAGGATGAGCCCCAGCCCGACGGCGGTGCTCGCCCCGGCAACTCGCAGCCAGCCGATCTCCCGGGCGGGCCGGGTGAGGGAGTGCACGACGGCGTCGGTCGAGGCGACGCCCAGACCCACGATGCAGACCAGGAAGGCCCAGGACATCAGGCTCTCGAGGTCCTCGGTCCGTCCGGGCAGGACGAAGACCACGAGCGCGAACGCCACGAGGGCCACGAGGTCGGCCGACCGGCCCACGACCGACAGGAGGACGTTGCCCCCGGGGCGGCTCGACCGCGCGGTCCCCCGGATCGTCGTGAGGCCGATCATGAGCGCCGAGAAGGCGACGGCCCCTGCCGCGACGGACAGGGGCAGGCCCGTCTGCGAGGCGATGAAGGCCGGGTTGCCGAAGGTCATGACCCCCAGCGCGAGATAGGGCCCGAGCACCCAGATCCCGCGGGCCCCGGGCGCGGCGGTGTCCCCGCGCAGCAGCCAGGCAGCGACGACGGCGAGCCCGCCGAGGGCCAGGGGACCGGCCCAGGCGAGCAGGCCCGTGCGCCAGTAGGCGTCCCACGTCCCGTACAGCAGGCTCACTCCTGCCGCGCCGAGGATGCCCAGGGCGGTGCCCAGTGCGACCATCCGGCCGTTCGCCAAGGGGGTCCAGCCCCCCACCCGGTCGGGGGAGTCGTCGGCGGGGGCCGGTCGCACGCCGCTCACGAACGCGGCGACGATGACGAGCGTGGCCACCGCGAGCGAGGCGCCCCCGAGGCCCAGGCCGTAGCGGGCCGAGCCGAGCGCCCCTCCCGAGTCAGCGGCGATCCCGAGTGCCTGCAGCCCCAGCCGCCACCCGACCAGGGCGAGGACCGCCCCGAGCGTGACCCGTCCCGAGATCGGCAGCCGTGCGGCGATGATCGTGACGGCGAGCGCGGGGGCCGCGTACGTGACCAGCGCCGTTCCGGCGGCGACGGTCACGCCCGCGGCGAAGGCCCGGTCCAGCAGGGGGCCGCTCGCCCGGATCATCTCGACCGCGAGCGCCGTGACGACCGTGAGCAGGAGCAGACGGGCGGCGTTCCCCCGGCCGAGGCGGGTCACGTGGCGGGCGGCGTGGGAGATCTGCCGTCGCGTGGGGAACGGGTTCGTGGACGCGGCCACGGTGGGGGCCGTGTCCTCGGTGCCGGTGGCGGGTCCCGCCAGGGTGAGCGTCGAGAGGGTGTGCGACGAGGGGGTGTCGAGGGGCTCCGCCGGGGGCGGCGCGACGGGCCCGGCCGGGGGTGCGGGGTCCGCCGCCGGGGTGGTGCGCTGCTCCTGCGAGAGGGTCGGTGCGAAGCGTGCGGCACGTTCGCGCCACGCAGAGGGGGTCGGTGGCGTCTCGGTCGACACGTCGACCCGCTCCCACGCGCTGGTGCCGGCCGTCGCCGGCCCGGTGCCCGGGGTCGCCTGCTCGGACCGGGGGCGCGGCGCGGTCGGACCGGCCGCCGTGACCGGGCGGGCAGTGGTGGGCAG
This region of Oerskovia jenensis genomic DNA includes:
- a CDS encoding endonuclease/exonuclease/phosphatase family protein — translated: MTDEHRTSSQDPDDRRASTSPPPPVPDAGPARPRTRAERRAAEQAALERQAGSSWRSSPSTGALPAARPATSALPTTARPVTAAGPTAPRPRSEQATPGTGPATAGTSAWERVDVSTETPPTPSAWRERAARFAPTLSQEQRTTPAADPAPPAGPVAPPPAEPLDTPSSHTLSTLTLAGPATGTEDTAPTVAASTNPFPTRRQISHAARHVTRLGRGNAARLLLLTVVTALAVEMIRASGPLLDRAFAAGVTVAAGTALVTYAAPALAVTIIAARLPISGRVTLGAVLALVGWRLGLQALGIAADSGGALGSARYGLGLGGASLAVATLVIVAAFVSGVRPAPADDSPDRVGGWTPLANGRMVALGTALGILGAAGVSLLYGTWDAYWRTGLLAWAGPLALGGLAVVAAWLLRGDTAAPGARGIWVLGPYLALGVMTFGNPAFIASQTGLPLSVAAGAVAFSALMIGLTTIRGTARSSRPGGNVLLSVVGRSADLVALVAFALVVFVLPGRTEDLESLMSWAFLVCIVGLGVASTDAVVHSLTRPAREIGWLRVAGASTAVGLGLILPLLVYQLDYDVPLPVPNAAVPLVVVLVLGIAGLRRTRPLPSAAAGTVASARVAPPSVRIALPLVAAVTVLAVGGAVVQLVDLPRDGAPTSGAAARSGAGLVVLDWNLHYGVSATPSVELDDVAATIRDSGAQVVTLQEVSRGWVLGGGVDMGTYLARATGMEIAFVGAADRQFGNAILWDPSAVTVADVSRVALPFGAGPQHRSAISATVTPRGEAAGAWPGGVRVTSVHLQHREQNAPTRINQLDALFAAEPVDGAYLLAGDLNAEPDWEEITLVESQGLLSGQDTAGNPDDLTSPADAPRHRIDWMFGSGLTFDRFRVLVDVSSDHRPLVTVVQPGQEPAPAG